The Thermostichus vulcanus str. 'Rupite' genome window below encodes:
- a CDS encoding class I SAM-dependent methyltransferase, whose translation MRVGNVDQCPWPYLRREIPHLWYVDQCNPTVGFVSRDEAHILYNTALQFKGQPALEIGCWMGWSAAHLASAGVILDVVDPILNQPQAYESVDQSLTLAGIRSNVTLYPGTSPEKVEEIAQTQNRRWSLIFIDGDHDHPGPLRDAQIAEKYAAEDALILFHDLTSPDVAEGLHYFRDRGWNTMIYQTMQIMGVAWRGQVQPVEHIPDPAVQWTLPEHLRGYRVCGLQFQSLLPVIRPYTLLSLERLSTLYSLAKKICQADIPGNFVECGVYKGGSSALLAWVIQNFSRRPRKVYSFDTFSGMPDPTEVDRHQGIPANDTGFGVGTLPAPIAENLEQVCEALGVWEWVIPVAGLFENTLPAYREEMGEIALLHADGDWYSSTMDIFRNLYGQVNPKGFIQVDDYGHWEGCKKAIHDFEQEIGAFFRLHTIDYTGTWLALEENLPILSPEHSEPSTPGIHLRQMNLALFPDWDPDSEVIVSELEPLLEYILLSPNPQDYALIVSAELDYGLAESVLEMAAANVALKLMEQGHELGAEPHISLIRTLNAPQWERLLARLTHHYPLAHERIPARIREAVGKLPPFELSSERAVTRSQD comes from the coding sequence ATGCGGGTAGGGAATGTAGATCAATGCCCTTGGCCCTACCTACGCAGAGAAATTCCCCATCTTTGGTATGTGGATCAATGTAACCCGACGGTTGGCTTTGTCAGTCGGGATGAGGCCCACATTCTCTACAATACCGCCCTGCAATTCAAAGGCCAGCCCGCCCTGGAAATTGGCTGCTGGATGGGGTGGTCTGCAGCTCATCTGGCCTCGGCAGGGGTAATTCTGGATGTTGTGGATCCGATTCTAAATCAGCCCCAAGCGTATGAAAGTGTGGATCAATCCCTTACCCTGGCCGGGATCCGCTCCAACGTTACCCTTTACCCTGGCACTAGCCCAGAAAAGGTGGAGGAAATTGCCCAAACGCAGAATCGCCGTTGGTCTCTGATCTTTATTGATGGGGATCATGATCATCCTGGCCCATTACGAGATGCCCAGATCGCTGAGAAATATGCCGCCGAAGATGCGCTGATTCTCTTTCATGATCTCACCTCTCCTGATGTGGCTGAAGGCTTACATTACTTCAGGGATCGCGGCTGGAATACGATGATCTACCAAACCATGCAAATCATGGGGGTGGCTTGGCGAGGTCAGGTTCAGCCGGTTGAACACATTCCGGATCCTGCTGTGCAATGGACTTTGCCTGAGCATCTTAGAGGTTATCGAGTCTGTGGGCTGCAGTTTCAATCTCTGTTGCCCGTGATCCGCCCTTATACCTTGCTGAGCCTGGAGCGACTATCAACCCTTTACTCACTGGCCAAAAAGATTTGCCAAGCAGATATTCCAGGTAACTTTGTTGAGTGTGGAGTGTATAAGGGCGGCAGTTCTGCCCTATTGGCCTGGGTGATCCAGAACTTCAGTCGCCGTCCTCGCAAGGTCTATTCTTTTGATACGTTTTCCGGCATGCCCGATCCAACAGAAGTGGATCGCCACCAAGGGATCCCGGCAAATGATACGGGCTTTGGGGTGGGAACTTTGCCCGCTCCCATTGCTGAAAACCTAGAACAAGTGTGTGAGGCTTTGGGGGTTTGGGAATGGGTTATTCCTGTGGCAGGGTTGTTTGAGAATACCTTACCCGCTTACCGGGAGGAAATGGGCGAGATTGCTCTTCTCCATGCGGATGGAGATTGGTATAGCTCCACAATGGATATTTTCCGGAATCTCTATGGGCAAGTGAATCCGAAGGGGTTCATTCAAGTGGACGACTATGGCCATTGGGAGGGCTGCAAGAAGGCCATTCACGACTTTGAACAGGAGATAGGGGCTTTCTTTCGGCTTCACACCATCGATTACACAGGAACTTGGCTAGCACTGGAAGAAAATCTGCCGATACTCTCTCCAGAACACTCAGAACCCTCTACCCCAGGGATCCATCTGCGGCAGATGAACCTCGCTCTTTTCCCGGACTGGGATCCGGATTCGGAAGTAATAGTTTCTGAACTGGAGCCGTTGCTGGAGTACATTCTGCTCAGCCCCAACCCTCAAGACTATGCCCTGATTGTCTCAGCCGAGCTGGATTATGGACTGGCCGAATCGGTTCTGGAAATGGCAGCAGCCAATGTTGCTCTGAAGCTGATGGAGCAGGGGCATGAACTGGGGGCTGAACCCCACATCTCCTTGATTCGAACCCTGAATGCCCCCCAATGGGAACGGCTCCTTGCTCGGCTCACCCATCACTATCCCCTGGCCCATGAGCGGATCCCGGCCAGGATCCGGGAAGCGGTGGGTAAGCTACCTCCCTTTGAACTGTCGAGTGAAAGGGCTGTTACCCGCTCCCAGGACTAG